A single genomic interval of Stieleria maiorica harbors:
- a CDS encoding NHL repeat-containing protein — protein sequence MELLVHYRGTLITAVIAVAVGLASYAVVSSDPLAGHRDRSFTMDFSRVYEVDPALIHYAQTREFSVSMDQPRCISVGPEDQIYVGGDQTVGVYRQDGTTLAMIPTEGRPSCLAVGNDQHLAPGRIYVGSGNRIEVFDRDGSRVATWNVPTDAAILASIAVADESVFAADAGNRVVWRFGPSGELQGTIGNAEAGGRTFNVPSTTFDIAIGSNGQLHVANPGALQIETYTFDGALQARWGNPGAATESFFGCCNPSQFAVLPGGEIVTSEKGVPRIKAYSEYGEFRSVVAGPQQLGIAQSELGDARPHQAGVVFDVAADSRGRVLVLDPRRKSVRVFMPRDEHTSGIDIHSFPGSAWEHIGREAPPRGSHATCGRATPKSRSKAEPWNEVAAPLAHASLVPRLFLGTHCPGGSASRLACSVWQSHTGIAFQGGALERGRCAARSRFHLFPGSAWEHTTREAPPRDSHVACGRATPASRSKAEPWNEVAAPLAHASRWHRVEGESNDT from the coding sequence ATGGAATTGCTGGTCCACTATCGCGGAACATTGATCACCGCCGTCATTGCCGTGGCGGTCGGCCTCGCCAGTTATGCCGTTGTCAGCAGCGACCCGCTGGCCGGTCATCGCGATCGATCGTTCACGATGGATTTCTCTCGCGTTTACGAAGTCGATCCGGCGCTGATTCATTACGCGCAGACGAGGGAGTTCAGCGTGTCGATGGATCAGCCTCGCTGCATCAGCGTCGGTCCCGAGGACCAGATTTACGTCGGCGGTGACCAGACGGTCGGCGTGTATCGACAAGACGGCACGACACTGGCAATGATCCCGACCGAAGGCCGTCCCAGTTGTTTGGCGGTCGGCAACGATCAACATCTCGCGCCGGGTCGCATCTATGTGGGATCCGGCAACCGGATCGAAGTCTTTGATCGCGACGGCAGTCGGGTCGCGACTTGGAACGTCCCGACCGACGCCGCGATCCTGGCGTCGATCGCCGTGGCCGATGAATCCGTCTTCGCCGCCGATGCCGGCAACCGCGTGGTATGGCGGTTCGGCCCGTCAGGCGAGTTGCAGGGGACGATCGGTAATGCCGAAGCGGGGGGGCGAACATTCAACGTCCCCAGCACCACGTTCGACATCGCGATCGGGTCGAATGGACAATTGCACGTCGCCAATCCCGGTGCACTGCAGATCGAGACCTACACGTTTGACGGTGCGTTGCAGGCCCGTTGGGGCAATCCCGGCGCGGCGACCGAGAGCTTTTTTGGTTGCTGCAATCCGAGTCAGTTTGCGGTCTTGCCCGGCGGAGAGATCGTGACGTCGGAAAAGGGCGTGCCGCGGATCAAGGCTTACAGCGAGTACGGTGAATTCCGCTCGGTCGTCGCCGGGCCGCAGCAATTGGGCATCGCCCAATCCGAACTCGGTGACGCGCGGCCCCACCAAGCGGGCGTGGTCTTTGACGTCGCGGCGGACAGCCGGGGACGCGTCCTGGTGCTGGATCCGAGACGAAAGTCGGTGCGGGTTTTCATGCCTCGTGATGAGCACACCAGTGGGATAGACATCCACTCGTTCCCAGGCTCCGCCTGGGAACACATTGGCCGGGAGGCTCCGCCTCGCGGATCGCATGCAACGTGTGGCAGAGCCACACCGAAATCGCGTTCCAAGGCGGAGCCTTGGAACGAGGTCGCTGCGCCGCTCGCTCACGCTTCACTTGTTCCCAGGCTCTTCCTGGGAACACACTGCCCGGGAGGCTCCGCCTCGCGGCTCGCATGTAGCGTGTGGCAGAGCCACACCGGCATCGCGTTCCAAGGCGGAGCCTTGGAACGAGGTCGCTGCGCCGCTCGCTCACGCTTCCACTTGTTCCCAGGCTCTGCCTGGGAACACACTACCCGAGAGGCTCCGCCTCGCGACTCGCATGTAGCGTGTGGCAGAGCCACACCGGCATCGCGTTCCAAGGCGGAGCCTTGGAACGAGGTCGCTGCGCCGCTCGCTCACGCTTCCCGCTGGCATCGAGTGGAGGGTGAATCAAA